Proteins encoded together in one Bactrocera neohumeralis isolate Rockhampton chromosome 4, APGP_CSIRO_Bneo_wtdbg2-racon-allhic-juicebox.fasta_v2, whole genome shotgun sequence window:
- the LOC126754507 gene encoding uncharacterized protein LOC126754507 isoform X2 codes for MPRYNLRSQKTHNANPSKMPISNEDSFSDNDGDRPMVMPDNAVADLQKQIRQLQLSLEASEKERLSLKQTIASTTAAVDTKIAESLADFFQVSAAAPVKPMYAYTNTANNFAYSLPHMSFANAAVLAPPNSNVNAADVFFTRSNAYTNSNYNPTLAHQHMPSYMHPITPYLNVTAGNFSPIVNFADIKSTAATSLNNTHSSPMQNNNTLMSPNNQHFIRKLQDLPQFSGSPEEWPMFIVAFKETTNMFAYSNVENLLRLQKVLKGDARSKVESLLIHPSSVNAVISSLQFHYGRPELLIRSQLAKVRSFPSITSGKLREIANYSSMVTNLVAFLENASAAPHLSNPTLLDELVSKLPIYKREEWARHTFAINKPYPTICEFSSWLQQMSTYVVMATELNTPHVSFEQPSRKCNRSPKTVLSISEEKLKCIFCKGNHRLYQCMKFKEVHNDKRWEL; via the coding sequence ATGCCACGCTACAATTTAAGAAGTCAAAAAACACATAACGCGAATCCATCGAAAATGCCGATTTCAAATGAAGACTCTTTTAGCGATAACGATGGAGACCGCCCAATGGTCATGCCAGACAACGCAGTTGcagatttacaaaaacaaatacgtcAGCTGCAACTATCTTTGGAAGCCTCCGAAAAGGAGAGGTTATCTCTGAAACAAACAATCGCCTCGACAACTGCCGCTGTCGATACCAAGATTGCTGAGTCACTTGCCGACTTTTTTCAAGTCAGTGCTGCCGCACCTGTTAAGCCAATGTATGCCTATACAAATACAGCCAATAATTTTGCCTACTCATTGCCACACATGAGCTTTGCTAACGCCGCCGTTCTTGCCCCACCGAATTCTAACGTCAACGCTGCGGACGTATTTTTCACCCGTTCAAATGCTTATACAAATTCCAACTACAACCCTACATTAGCCCACCAGCATATGCCCAGCTATATGCATCCTATTACGCCTTATTTGAATGTCACCGCAGGTAACTTTTCGCCGATTGTAAATTTTGCTGACATTAAATCTACAGCCGCCACATCTTTAAACAATACACATTCGTCACCTATGCAGAATAATAACACATTAATGTCGCCAAATAACCAACATTTTATACGCAAACTTCAAGATTTACCACAGTTTTCAGGCTCACCCGAAGAGTGGCCAATGTTTATCGTCGCCTTTAAAGAGACAACCAACATGTTCGCATACAGTAATGTAGAGAACTTACTGCGCTTACAGAAAGTTCTTAAGGGAGATGCCCGGTCAAAGGTTGAATCGCTATTAATTCACCCTTCAAGTGTGAATGCGGTGATATCTTCGTTACAGTTTCATTATGGACGACCTGAGCTACTAATACGCAGCCAGCTCGCAAAAGTCAGATCGTTTCCATCAATCACAAGTGGAAAATTGCGTGAAATCGCTAATTATAGTTCAATGGTAACAAATTTAGTCGCATTTTTGGAGAACGCCAGTGCTGCACCTCATCTTTCAAACCCAACACTGCTCGATGAATTGGTAAGTAAACTACCTATTTATAAACGGGAAGAATGGGCACGTCATACGTTTGCAATAAACAAACCATACCCAACAATATGTGAATTTAGTTCATGGTTACAACAGATGTCAACATACGTTGTAATGGCAACAGAACTGAACACACCACACGTCAGTTTCGAACAACCATCACGAAAATGTAATAGATCACCAAAAACAGTGCTATCCATatctgaagaaaaattaaaatgtatattttgtaaaGGTAATCATCGATTGTACCAATGCATGAAATTTAAAGAAGTTCATAACGACAAGCGATGGGAATTGTAA
- the LOC126754507 gene encoding uncharacterized protein LOC126754507 isoform X1, which yields MRQPDVYVMKAMIFGSACSPCSAQFVKNLNASKFQNDYPRAVDAIINRHYVDNYVDSFTTVDEGICVSERVTEIHSKAGFVLRGFVSNSSKLLKAINRNSEPECISKNMCGSKSTNDKVLGMHWDAKRDVFFYNLVFARIPTSVLNGSRRPTKAELLGLTMSIFDPFGFLANVTLIPKILLQRLWQVNLGWHDTIPNDIYDKWYEWYKSLENLREFRIPRCYSPFFKDPSSEIQLHIFVDASELAFSAVAYFRIRYYNQITVVFVAAKSRCSPLKPMSIPRLELQAAVLGTRLRKIIVESHTINIASINFWSDSKTVIQWIHSEARQYKQFVSNRISEILHESEVSQWRWVPGSLNSADNATRPQLYTGLVEDSKWINGPQFLKQSEENWPVLPDLSTNEIDIEKKAKQLFTIYEYTPENFIPFTKYSNFYKFLKIMNWVRFAVLRFNDLLNRNTEIQRTPLNVTAKSIKETEELVVRLVQEAVFADELFLLKNSKQLPKQSPLFALTPIIDDRGLLCLGGRIDNALYLPVCTRSPVILPKNHPLSRLIVRHFHEIFYHQNQEAIICAIRAKYWIPNVRSLLKSVRSECQFCKNAAVTPRPPLMGQLPVDRLSPYVRAFSYTGLDYFGPVIVSIGRRREKRWVALFTCLTIRAIHLEVAKDLSTDSVILCLRNFVNRRGIPVRIRSDRGTNFIGASKVEWLHVSKDVERECNRCGIEWVFNQPADPSAGGAWERMVQSVKRVLAFTLKEKAPQIETLQSLLIEAENLINSRPLTHLSIESSDDEPLTPNHFLLGCPNYIQTPTESDKVCLQKQWQILQQLKQTFWRRWVLEYLPTLTRRTKWHKRVNPIRVGDVVIICDTNKNLRDWRRGIVLKTFPGPDGQVR from the coding sequence ATGAGGCAGCCTGATGTGTATGTCATGAAGGCAATGATTTTTGGTTCTGCCTGCTCTCCATGCTCTGCGCAATTTGTGAAGAATTTGAATgcatcaaaatttcaaaatgactaTCCGAGGGCAGTCGATGCAATCATTAATCGCCACTATGTTGACAATTATGTGGATAGCTTTACCACCGTTGATGAAGGTATATGTGTATCGGAAAGAGTGACAGAGATTCACAGCAAAGCAGGATTCGTTCTCAGAGGCTTTGTTTCGAACTCCTCAAAATTATTGAAAGCCATTAACAGAAACTCCGAGCCAGAGTGTATCTCCAAGAATATGTGTGGATCAAAATCAACAAATGATAAGGTATTAGGGATGCACTGGGATGCTAAGCGAGATGTATTCTTCTATAATTTAGTATTCGCTAGAATACCGACATCAGTTTTAAATGGCAGTCGACGACCAACAAAAGCAGAATTATTGGGTTTAACGATGTCGATATTTGATCCATTTGGGTTCCTCGCAAATGTTACtttaattcccaaaattttattgcaaagaTTATGGCAAGTTAATCTGGGTTGGCATGATACAATACCCAACGATATATACGATAAATGGTACGAGTGGTACAAATCTCTTGAAAACTTAAGAGAGTTCAGAATACCTAGATGTTACAGCCCATTTTTTAAAGATCCATCTTCCGAAATACAATTGCACATATTCGTAGATGCTAGTGAGTTAGCGTTTTCTGCCGTGGCGTACTTTCGTATACGATATTATAACCAAATAACAGTAGTTTTCGTCGCGGCAAAATCTCGTTGCAGTCCTCTGAAGCCAATGTCGATTCCTAGGTTGGAACTACAGGCTGCAGTACTCGGAACACGTCTACGTAAAATAATTGTTGAAAGTCACACAATAAATATTGcgtcaataaatttttggtcGGATTCTAAAACTGTTATTCAGTGGATTCATTCCGAAGCCCGCCAATATAAACAATTCGTAAGCAATCGGATTTCTGAGATTCTTCATGAGTCTGAAGTATCGCAATGGAGATGGGTACCTGGATCGCTAAATTCAGCTGACAATGCTACAAGACCTCAGTTATATACAGGACTGGTTGAAGATTCAAAGTGGATTAATGGACCACAGTTTTTAAAGCAGAGTGAAGAAAATTGGCCTGTTCTACCAGATCTTTCTACAAATGAAATTGACATCGAGAAGAAAGCAAAACAACTTTTTACTATATACGAGTACACTCCTGAAAATTTCATACCATTCACgaaatattctaatttttacaaatttcttaaaattatgaattggGTCCGATTCGCCGTTTTAAGATTTAACGATTTGCTAAACAGAAATACCGAAATTCAGCGCACACCGTTAAATGTCACAGCCAAGTCCATCAAAGAAACAGAAGAACTAGTAGTTCGACTGGTTCAAGAAGCCGTTTTCGCGGACGAACTTTTTCTATTAAAGAATAGTAAGCAGCTCCCAAAACAGAGTCCATTATTTGCACTAACACCGATCATTGACGATAGGGGATTACTTTGTCTTGGAGGTCGAATTGATAACGCTCTGTATCTACCTGTTTGCACGAGAAGTCCAGTAATTTTACCAAAGAATCATCCATTGTCACGACTAATAGTTCGCCattttcatgaaatattttatcatcAAAATCAGGAAGCTATTATCTGTGCAATCCGAGCTAAATATTGGATACCAAACGTTCGGAGCCTTCTTAAATCTGTGAGAAGTGAATGTCAGTTCTGCAAAAATGCAGCAGTTACTCCAAGGCCTCCTCTCATGGGCCAATTACCAGTTGATCGTTTATCACCATACGTCAGAGCTTTCTCGTACACCGGTCTTGACTATTTTGGGCCAGTAATAGTGTCCATCGGTCGACGGCGAGAAAAGAGGTGGGTGGCACTGTTCACCTGCTTGACGATTCGAGCGATACATTTAGAGGTGGCCAAAGATTTATCAACTGATTCTGTAATTTTATGTCTGCGAAATTTTGTCAACCGTAGAGGAATTCCCGTCCGTATAAGAAGCGACAGAGGGACAAATTTTATCGGAGCAAGCAAGGTCGAATGGTTGCATGTTTCTAAAGATGTAGAACGGGAATGTAATCGGTGTGGTATTGAGTGGGTGTTTAATCAACCCGCGGATCCATCTGCAGGTGGGGCATGGGAGCGCATGGTTCAAAGCGTTAAACGTGTGTTGGCATTTACTTTGAAGGAAAAAGCTCCTCAAATTGAGACATTGCAAAGCTTACTAATcgaagctgaaaatttaataaattctcgTCCACTTACACATTTATCAATTGAAAGTTCTGATGATGAACCGTTAACTCCTAATCATTTTCTGTTGGGATGCCCAAACTACATACAAACTCCTACTGAATCAGATAAAGTATGTTTGCAAAAACAATGGCAAATTTTACAACAGCTAAAACAGACGTTTTGGCGCAGATGGGTATTAGAGTACCTACCAACGCTTACGCGTCGTACTAAGTGGCACAAAAGAGTTAATCCCATTCGTGTTGGAGATGTTGTTATTATCTGCGATACCAATAAAAATTTGCGGGATTGGAGACGTGGAATCGTACTGAAAACATTCCCTGGACCAGATGGACAAGTTAGGTGA